One part of the Quercus lobata isolate SW786 chromosome 7, ValleyOak3.0 Primary Assembly, whole genome shotgun sequence genome encodes these proteins:
- the LOC115953991 gene encoding uncharacterized protein LOC115953991 isoform X2 yields MRIRKRQVPFPLSSLSPVPLSDPLLNRSPVVQLQLHNTTQPKASHPLENLSPQSDRYAHFGPQPSDQPNQRLPPIRGGSNGLDFSDDVASGPHNEEFFLQGKDERGGVEEKSNDTRMGGILGAETVTGVLSESSASRQASGRWCEGEKAFPPKKRRGTFERRAGNNDEDAIMEKDKKMKTKMKTKMNKKCAAQQNDNNKEEEEGEEGEEKETKDGVENVSNGGSNIAKKRARGGALMEGSRCSRVNGRGWRCMQQTLVGYSLCEHHLGKGRLRSMTSVRSRSLASTTAPKLDDSNSNSDPPATLSTSSEDNKQKDIMLDNDIAGAEDEKKPSISVTKKRMKLGMVKARSISSLLGQTNNGNNVVLDNSN; encoded by the exons ATGAGGATCCGTAAAAGACAGGTACCTTTCCCTCTCTCATCTCTATCTCCGGTTCCTCTCTCAGATCCCCTCCTCAACCGGTCACCGGTGGTGCAACTCCAGCTCCACAATACCACACAACCAAAAGCCTCACACCCACTTGAAAATCTCTCCCCACAAAGTGATAGATATGCCCACTTTGGTCCTCAGCCGTCTGATCAGCCCAATCAACGTCTCCCACCGATCCGTGGAGGAAGCAACGGCTTGGATTTCTCTGATGATGTTGCTAGTGGGCCACACAACGAg GAGTTTTTTTTGCAAGGAAAAGATGAGAGAGGCGGAGTGGAAGAGAAGAGTAATGATACCAG GATGGGAGGCATTTTGGGTGCAGAAACTGTTACTGGGGTTCTTTCAGAATCAAGTGCTTCCCGTCAAG CATCTGGGAGATGGTGTGAGGGAGAGAAAGCATTTCCACCAAAGAAAAGGAGAGGTACATTCGAAAGGAGAGCAGGAAATAATGATGAAGATGCGATAATGGAGAAAGATAAGAAAATGAAGACTAAGATGAAGACGAAGATGAACAAGAAATGTGCGGCGCAACAAAACGATaataacaaagaagaagaagaaggagaagagggtgaggagaaagaaacaaaggacGGTGTTGAGAATGTTAGTAATGGCGGTAGCAATATTGCAAAGAAGAGAGCAAGAGGTGGTGCACTCATGGAAGGATCGCGGTGCAGTCGCGTTAATGGAAGAGGATGGAGGTGTATGCAACAGACCCTTGTGGGTTACTCTCTTTGTGAGCATCACTTGGGTAAAGGGAGGCTAAGAAGCATGACAAGCGTTCGAAGCCGATCTTTGGCTAGTACTACTGCACCAAAGTTGGATGACTCTAACTCTAACTCTGACCCACCAGCGACACTTTCAACCTCGTCTGAGGATAATAAACAAAAGGATATTATGTTAGACAATGATATTGCTGGAGCTGAAGATGAAAAGAAGCCATCAATATCGGTCACAAAAAAAAGGATGAAGCTTGGGATGGTGAAAGCACGTTCAATAAGCAGCTTGCTAGGCCAAACAAACAATGGAAATAATGTTGTGCTTGATAATAGCAACtag
- the LOC115953991 gene encoding uncharacterized protein LOC115953991 isoform X1: MRIRKRQVPFPLSSLSPVPLSDPLLNRSPVVQLQLHNTTQPKASHPLENLSPQSDRYAHFGPQPSDQPNQRLPPIRGGSNGLDFSDDVASGPHNEVKKKDCLEFFLQGKDERGGVEEKSNDTRMGGILGAETVTGVLSESSASRQASGRWCEGEKAFPPKKRRGTFERRAGNNDEDAIMEKDKKMKTKMKTKMNKKCAAQQNDNNKEEEEGEEGEEKETKDGVENVSNGGSNIAKKRARGGALMEGSRCSRVNGRGWRCMQQTLVGYSLCEHHLGKGRLRSMTSVRSRSLASTTAPKLDDSNSNSDPPATLSTSSEDNKQKDIMLDNDIAGAEDEKKPSISVTKKRMKLGMVKARSISSLLGQTNNGNNVVLDNSN, from the exons ATGAGGATCCGTAAAAGACAGGTACCTTTCCCTCTCTCATCTCTATCTCCGGTTCCTCTCTCAGATCCCCTCCTCAACCGGTCACCGGTGGTGCAACTCCAGCTCCACAATACCACACAACCAAAAGCCTCACACCCACTTGAAAATCTCTCCCCACAAAGTGATAGATATGCCCACTTTGGTCCTCAGCCGTCTGATCAGCCCAATCAACGTCTCCCACCGATCCGTGGAGGAAGCAACGGCTTGGATTTCTCTGATGATGTTGCTAGTGGGCCACACAACGAggtgaagaagaaagattgTTTG GAGTTTTTTTTGCAAGGAAAAGATGAGAGAGGCGGAGTGGAAGAGAAGAGTAATGATACCAG GATGGGAGGCATTTTGGGTGCAGAAACTGTTACTGGGGTTCTTTCAGAATCAAGTGCTTCCCGTCAAG CATCTGGGAGATGGTGTGAGGGAGAGAAAGCATTTCCACCAAAGAAAAGGAGAGGTACATTCGAAAGGAGAGCAGGAAATAATGATGAAGATGCGATAATGGAGAAAGATAAGAAAATGAAGACTAAGATGAAGACGAAGATGAACAAGAAATGTGCGGCGCAACAAAACGATaataacaaagaagaagaagaaggagaagagggtgaggagaaagaaacaaaggacGGTGTTGAGAATGTTAGTAATGGCGGTAGCAATATTGCAAAGAAGAGAGCAAGAGGTGGTGCACTCATGGAAGGATCGCGGTGCAGTCGCGTTAATGGAAGAGGATGGAGGTGTATGCAACAGACCCTTGTGGGTTACTCTCTTTGTGAGCATCACTTGGGTAAAGGGAGGCTAAGAAGCATGACAAGCGTTCGAAGCCGATCTTTGGCTAGTACTACTGCACCAAAGTTGGATGACTCTAACTCTAACTCTGACCCACCAGCGACACTTTCAACCTCGTCTGAGGATAATAAACAAAAGGATATTATGTTAGACAATGATATTGCTGGAGCTGAAGATGAAAAGAAGCCATCAATATCGGTCACAAAAAAAAGGATGAAGCTTGGGATGGTGAAAGCACGTTCAATAAGCAGCTTGCTAGGCCAAACAAACAATGGAAATAATGTTGTGCTTGATAATAGCAACtag